The Cydia splendana chromosome Z, ilCydSple1.2, whole genome shotgun sequence genome window below encodes:
- the LOC134804762 gene encoding uncharacterized protein LOC134804762: MWPPVSELVMPLPSTTTEVTQNDIQPELQGSPQTVDCRTRDRLSIRRSLRRVARTEPLYRRANDVRQQPYTISVTQRHSEPATTAIPDQDETLQLGITNDDIQAAGILMLFSKSHAVQGGEISSHQEDPVNPTTQSAMLSNNSAMSPNDCTAPTNWLQTLRRQPRQRLLRVLRNLSIPPFDLPREGRGWKSDVNVHLMMSCMMVTRVVPSVPVPLVLQQAMHVAGQLVNLAHLKKMPKEQDICCADCGALPALPVTGQCGHTRCIQCIKSNSSCTCGEPAPAELHVDTCVQHLIGKILSNKQPSRVALRTSERPPVRGQPLHDFVCAILGRVIQENCQALARRRTVAQRLSRGLRVSLTISPDSFTAPDVPARLPMTPQARVLHACELIRRQRYLEAAAHLARAATYEDFDVARKLLVQTIAILLEELAPEQLTRELSAAVGGQAADTWLTPADLECVLCRDTFVAPVTTPCGHTYCRTCIACSMDYRKACPLCMRDLTNFNLALTRPSGFVSAALASINLRPPPPPPHDPNVVPVFICVTAFPKVPCPLLISAPRYRVFIRRILESGSRRLGIVARNEDHTDSYGTMLEVRDCVECGDGRIILSTIGVSRFKIVERLMDSCLARVETLTDKIPEDHFIIGIMRDVGLDVVLKSLIWLKKLKRSVRWKLERAFGKMPLTVEEEWWRNPDGPDWLWWLVASLPLAPELQSMMIASSNLLTRLRVMQRTLQLVTKMPATSPFAYSPLRDDAQ; this comes from the exons GTCACACAGAATGATATCCAACCAGAGCTGCAAGGCAGCCCACAAACTGTCGATTGTCGTACAAGAGACAGACTTAGTATTAGGCGTTCGTTGCGTCGGGTAGCTCGCACTGAACCTTTGTACAGGAGAGCGAACGACGTCAGACAGCAACCTTACACGATCAGCGTCACTCAGCGGCACAGCGAGCCGGCTACTACGGCCATCCCGGACCAGGACGAGACTTTACAATTAGGAATAACTAATGACGATATTCAAGCTGCAGGAATTCTTATGTTATTTTCCAAGAGCCATGCAGTCCAAGGTGGCGAAATAAGCTCGCATCAAGAGGATCCCGTTAATCCTACAACACAAAGCGCAATGTTGTCAAATAACAGTGCAATGTCGCCTAACGACTGCACAGCTCCGACAAATTGGTTGCAAACATTAAGAAGGCAACCGCGGCAGAGACTTTTGCGGGTTCTTCGTAATTTATCGATACCGCCATTTGATTTACCGCGCGAGGGACGGGGTTGGAAGAGCGACGTGAACGTCCACTTGATGATGTCGTGCATGATGGTGACGCGCGTGGTGCCGAGCGTGCCGGTGCCGCTGGTGCTGCAGCAGGCGATGCACGTGGCGGGCCAGCTAGTGAACCTCGCGCACCTCAAGAAGATGCCCAAGGAGCAGGACATCTGCTGCGCGGACTGCGGCGCGCTGCCCGCACTGCCGGTCACGGGCCAGTGCGGACACACCCGCTGCATACA ATGCATCAAAAGCAATTCGTCTTGTACGTGCGGCGAGCCGGCGCCGGCCGAGCTGCACGTCGATACCTGCGTCCAACACCTCATCGGCAAAATACTATCGAACAAACAACCATCCAG GGTTGCCTTGAGAACATCGGAGCGACCACCTGTTAGAGGACAGCCACTGCATGATTTTGTCTGCGCGATTCTCGGCAGGGTTATACAAG AGAATTGTCAAGCATTGGCACGCCGTCGTACAGTTGCACAACGCTTGTCGCGTGGCCTTCGCGTCTCACTTACCATCTCTCCTGATAGCTTCACCGCGCCCGACGTGCCGGCGCGCTTGCCAATGACCCCCCAG GCGCGCGTGCTGCACGCGTGCGAGCTGATCCGGCGGCAGCGGTACCTGGAGGCGGCGGCGCACCTCGCGCGCGCCGCTACCTACGAGGACTTTGACGTCGCCAGGAAACTGCTCGTGCAG ACAATAGCGATTCTGCTGGAGGAGCTGGCGCCGGAGCAACTAACCCGCGAGCTGTCGGCGGCGGTGGGCGGGCAGGCGGCCGACACGTGGCTGACGCCCGCCGACCTGGAGTGCGTGCTGTGCCGCGACACGTTCGTGGCGCCCGTCACCACGCCGTGCGGCCACACCTACTGCCGCACCTGCATCGCCTGCTCCATGGACTACAGGAAGGCCTGCCCGCTCTGCATGCGCGACCTCACCAACTTTAATCTCGCTTTG ACTCGGCCATCGGGGTTCGTAAGCGCAGCGTTAGCGTCCATCAACttgcggccgccgccgccgccgccacatGATCCCAACGTCGTGCCGGTATTCATCTGCGTCACTGCGTTTCCCAA AGTGCCGTGCCCGCTGCTGATCTCCGCGCCGCGCTACCGCGTGTTCATACGGCGGATCCTGGAGTCCGGCTCGCGGCGCCTCGGCATCGTGGCCAGGAACGAGGACCACACAGACTCCTACGGAAcg ATGTTGGAAGTACGCGACTGTGTAGAGTGCGGAGACGGGCGGATCATCTTGTCCACGATCGGCGTTTCACGGTTCAAAATTGTTGAACGGCTGATGGACAG TTGCTTGGCCAGGGTGGAGACTCTGACCGATAAGATCCCCGAAGACCACTTCATCATAGGTATAATGCGCGACGTGGGTCTCGACGTGGTGCTAAAGTCCCTGATCTGGCTGAAGAAGTTAAAGAGGAGCGTGCGCTGGAAGCTGGAGCGCGCGTTCGGCAAGATGCCGCTGACGGTGGAGGAGGAGTGGTGGCGGAACCCGGACGGCCCGGACTGGCTGTGGTGGCTGGTGGCCAGTCTGCCTCTCGCGCCTGAGCTGCAG AGCATGATGATCGCGAGCAGCAACCTGCTGACGCGGCTGCGGGTCATGCAGCGCACGCTGCAGCTGGTCACCAAGATGCCCGCCACCAGCCCCTTCGCCTACTCCCCGCTGCGAGACGACGCGCAGTAG